In Xenopus laevis strain J_2021 chromosome 2S, Xenopus_laevis_v10.1, whole genome shotgun sequence, a genomic segment contains:
- the medag.S gene encoding mesenteric estrogen-dependent adipogenesis protein: MATKKPTDGGLGRLGSVKSITSIRTTLLYDLASKTTPNCEVGLLSLKHLMQLLPEYVHLEGNTLICNNQHGGFNLFSNGTISIDGESFHINNYIQRKVELNSHFDYKDYRESILSKPMLFLINAKKINNSSASEKTFALIVNTRHPKIKAQFEGGMNNVISSVFGENYQLQFDLKNMVTQYLASQKFVLTEKDGLSFCFTFKVDVFLDIFHLLGLSKKTCQVNSNITSLHCTKPEKQETVKMILAKMSSPLIKLGGSTDRRPSLYSLNVCDEDPFEVCTDNFHETSPVSPLTP, encoded by the exons ATGGCCACTAAGAAGCCTACAGATGGCGGGCTCGGGCGCTTGGGCAGCGTGAAGAGCATCACCTCTATAAGAACAACACTGCTCTATGACCTTGCGTCTAAGACCACTCCAAACTGTGAGGTAGGACTTCTGTCCCTCAAGCACCTGATGCAGTTGCTGCCCGAGTATGTGCACCTGGAAGGCAACACTCTCATTTGCAATAACCAACATGGGGGCTTCAACCTCTTCAGCAATGGCACCATCAGCATAGACGGGGAGTCTTTCCACATCAACAACTACATTCAGAG GAAAGTGGAACTGAATAGCCACTTTGATTACAAGGATTACAGAGAAAGTATCCTCAGCAAGCCAATGTTGTTCCTGATAAATGCTAAAAAGATAAACAACAGTTCTGCCTCAG AAAAAACCTTTGCCCTCATTGTGAACACCCGGCACCCTAAAATAAAGGCACAATTCGAGGGTGGAATGAACAATGTGATATCATCAGTATTTGGAGAAAACTACCAACTGCAG TTCGACTTAAAAAATATGGTCACTCAATATCTAGCAAGTCAGAAGTTTGTATTAACAGAAAAGGACGGCCTGAGCTTCTGCTTTACGTTCAAAGTGGACGTGTTCCTGGATATTTTTCACTTGTTGGGACTGAGTAAAAAGACTTGCCAGGTGAACAGCAACATAACCAGCCTGCACTGCACCAAACCTGAAAAGCAAGAAACAGTGAAAATGATTCTGGCAAAAATGTCCAGCCCCTTAATAAAACTGGGGGGCTCTACTGATCGCAGACCCAGTTTATATTCTCTAA atGTATGTGACGAAGATCCATTTGAAGTATGCACAGACAACTTCCATGAAACCTCTCCAGTATCTCCTCTAACACCATAA